One genomic window of Vitis vinifera chloroplast, complete genome includes the following:
- the rps7 gene encoding ribosomal protein S7: MSRRGTAEEKTAKSDPIYRNRLVNMLVNRILKHGKKSLAYQIIYRSVKKIQQKTETNPLSVLRQAIRGVTPDIAVKARRVGGSTHQVPIEIGSTQGKALAIRWLLGASRKRPGRNMAFKLSSELVDAAKGSGDAIRKKEETHRMAEANRAFAHFR, encoded by the coding sequence ATGTCACGTCGAGGTACTGCAGAAGAAAAAACTGCAAAATCCGATCCAATTTATCGTAATCGATTAGTTAACATGTTGGTTAACCGTATTCTGAAACACGGAAAAAAATCATTGGCTTATCAAATTATCTATCGATCCGTGAAAAAGATTCAACAAAAGACAGAAACAAATCCACTATCTGTTTTACGTCAAGCAATACGTGGAGTAACTCCCGATATAGCAGTAAAAGCAAGACGTGTAGGCGGATCGACTCATCAAGTTCCCATTGAAATAGGATCCACACAAGGAAAAGCACTTGCCATTCGTTGGTTATTAGGGGCATCCCGAAAACGTCCGGGTCGAAATATGGCTTTCAAATTAAGTTCCGAATTAGTGGATGCTGCCAAAGGGAGTGGCGATGCCATACGCAAAAAGGAAGAGACTCATAGAATGGCAGAGGCAAATAGAGCTTTTGCACATTTTCGTTAA
- the ndhB gene encoding NADH dehydrogenase subunit 2 has protein sequence MIWHIQNENFILDSTRIFMKAFHLLLFDGSFIFPECILIFGLILLLMIDSTSDQKDIPWLYFISSTSLVMSITALLFRWREEPMISFSGNFQTNNFNEIFQFLILLCSTLCIPLSVEYIECTEMAITEFLLFVLTATLGGMFLCGANDLITIFVAPECFSLCSYLLSGYTKKDVRSNEATTKYLLMGGASSSILVHGFSWLYGSSGGEIELQEIVNGLINTQMYNSPGISIALIFITVGIGFKLSPAPSHQWTPDVYEGSPTPVVAFLSVTSKVAASASATRIFDIPFYFSSNEWHLLLEILAILSMILGNLIAITQTSMKRMLAYSSIGQIGYVIIGIIVGDSNGGYASMITYMLFYISMNLGTFACIVSFGLRTGTDNIRDYAGLYTKDPFLALSLALCLLSLGGLPPLAGFFGKLHLFWCGWQAGLYFLVSIGLLTSVVSIYYYLKIIKLLMTGRNQEITPHVRNYIRSPLRSNNSIELSMIVCVIASTIPGISMNPIIAIAQDTLF, from the exons ATGATCTGGCATATACAGAATGAAAACTTCATTCTCGATTCTACGAGAATTTTTATGAAAGCCTTTCATTTGCTTCTCTTCGATGGAAGTTTTATTTTCCCAGAATGTATCCTAATTTTTGGCCTAATTCTTCTTCTGATGATCGATTCAACCTCTGATCAAAAAGATATACCTTGGTTATATTTCATCTCTTCAACAAGTTTAGTAATGAGCATAACGGCCCTATTGTTCCGATGGAGAGAAGAACCTATGATTAGCTTTTCGGGAAATTTCCAAACGAACAATTTCAACGAAATCTTTCAATTTCTTATTTTACTATGTTCAACTCTATGTATTCCTCTATCCGTAGAGTACATTGAATGTACAGAAATGGCTATAACAGAGTTTCTCTTATTCGTATTAACAGCTACTCTAGGAGGAATGTTTTTATGCGGTGCTAACGATTTAATAACTATCTTTGTAGCTCCAGAATGTTTCAGTTTATGCTCCTACCTATTATCTGGATATACCAAGAAAGATGTACGGTCTAATGAGGCTACTACGAAATATTTACTCATGGGTGGGGCAAGTTCTTCTATTCTGGTTCATGGTTTCTCTTGGCTATATGGTTCATCCGGGGGAGAGATCGAGCTTCAAGAAATAGTGAATGGTCTTATCAATACACAAATGTATAACTCCCCAGGAATTTCAATTGCGCTTATATTCATCACTGTAGGAATTGGGTTCAAGCTTTCCCCAGCCCCTTCTCATCAATGGACTCCTGACGTATACGAAGGA TCTCCCACTCCAGTCGTTGCTTTTCTTTCTGTTACTTCGAAAGTAGCTGCTTCAGCTTCAGCCACTCGAATTTTCGATATTCCTTTTTATTTCTCATCAAACGAATGGCATCTTCTTCTGGAAATCCTAGCTATTCTTAGCATGATATTGGGGAATCTCATTGCTATTACTCAAACAAGCATGAAACGTATGCTTGCATATTCGTCCATAGGTCAAATCGGATATGTAATTATTGGAATAATTGTTGGAGACTCAAATGGTGGATATGCAAGCATGATAACTTATATGCTGTTCTATATCTCCATGAATCTAGGAACTTTTGCTTGCATTGTATCATTTGGTCTACGTACCGGAACTGATAACATTCGAGATTATGCAGGATTATACACGAAAGATCCTTTTTTGGCTCTCTCTTTAGCCCTATGTCTCTTATCCCTAGGAGGTCTTCCTCCACTAGCAGGTTTTTTCGGAAAACTCCATTTATTCTGGTGTGGATGGCAGGCAGGCCTATATTTCTTGGTTTCAATAGGACTCCTTACGAGCGTTGTTTCTATCTACTATTATCTAAAAATAATCAAGTTATTAATGACTGGACGAAACCAAGAAATAACCCCTCACGTGCGAAATTATATAAGATCTCCTTTAAGATCAAACAATTCCATCGAATTGAGTATGATTGTATGTGTGATAGCATCTACTATACCAGGAATATCAATGAACCCGATTATTGCAATTGCTCAGGATACCCTTTTTTAG